One genomic region from Phragmites australis chromosome 1, lpPhrAust1.1, whole genome shotgun sequence encodes:
- the LOC133919916 gene encoding BURP domain-containing protein 3-like: protein MERLLTGLLGFLLVTSVGSHAARAPEQYWKSALPNTPMPSSLSQLLNTPAGGTTVNVGWGGVHVDAGHGKPGGTTVDVGKGGVGVNVNPGSGKPGGTTVGVGKGGVGVNVKPGYGKPGGTTVGVGKGGVGVNVNPGSGKPGGTTVGVGKGSVGVNVNPGSRKPGGTTVGVGKGGVGVNVNPGSGKPGGTTVGVGKGGVGVNVNPGYGKPGGTGTTVGVGKGGVGVNVQPGYGKPGGTTVGVGKGGVGVHVNPRNNVPTGPFGYSYAATETQLHDDPNVALFFQEKDLHPGKKMILQFTNTTAGAKFLPRSEAETIPFSSEKASEILGHFSVNPDSVEAAEMTQTLHDCETPAAKGEKKACATSLESMVDFATSSLATSHVRAVSTVVAKEGSPRQEYTMTGVKRAAGTDGRLVACHAEPYAYAVFACHLTQQTRAYSVSMLGKDGTAVEAVAVCHADTSGWNPKHVAFQVLKVKPGTVPVCHFLPQDHVVWTRSG from the exons ATGGAGAGGCTCCTTACCGGTTTGCTTGGCTTCCTGTTG GTTACGTCAGTAGGAAGCCATGCAGCTCGTGCTCCGGAGCAATACTGGAAGTCTGCTCTTCCCAACACGCCCATGCCAAGCTCCCTCTCCCAACTCCTCAACACTCCAG CCGGCGGCACGACCGTGAACGTCGGCTGGGGCGGTGTCCATGTCGACGCGGGGCATGGCAAGCCTGGGGGCACGACCGTTGACGTAGGCAAGGGTGGCGTCGGAGTCAACGTTAACCCTGGCAGCGGCAAGCCGGGCGGCACCACGGTCGGCGTCGGGAAGGGTGGAGTCGGCGTCAATGTCAAGCCTGGATACGGCAAGCCCGGCGGCACGACCGTCGGCGTCGGCAAAGGCGGCGTGGGCGTCAACGTCAACCCAGGTAGCGGGAAGCCCGGCGGCACGACCGTCGGCGTCGGCAAAGGCAGCGTGGGCGTCAACGTCAACCCAGGTAGCAGGAAGCCCGGCGGCACCACGGTCGGCGTCGGCAAAGGCGGCGTGGGCGTCAACGTCAACCCAGGTAGCGGGAAGCCCGGCGGCACCACGGTCGGCGTTGGCAAAGGCGGCGTGGGCGTCAACGTGAACCCTGGCTACGGCAAGCCGGGTGGAACTGGCACCACGGTTGGGGTCGGCAAAGGTGGCGTGGGCGTCAACGTCCAGCCTGGCTACGGCAAGCCCGGCGGCACCACGGTCGGCGTAGGGAAGGGCGGGGTTGGCGTCCATGTGAATCCGCGTAACAACGTCCCCACCGGCCCTTTCGGATACTCGTACGCCGCAACGGAGACGCAGCTGCACGACGACCCCAATGTGGCGCTCTTCTTCCAGGAGAAGGACCTCCACCCCGGCAAGAAGATGATCCTCCAGTTCACCAACACCACGGCCGGCGCGAAGTTCCTCCCACGAAGCGAGGCCGAGACCATCCCGTTCTCGTCCGAGAAGGCCTCCGAGATCCTCGGCCATTTCTCGGTGAATCCGGACTCCGTCGAGGCGGCGGAGATGACGCAGACGCTGCACGACTGCGAGACGCCGGCCGCGAAGGGCGAGAAGAAGGCCTGCGCCACGTCTCTCGAGTCCATGGTCGACTTCGCCACGTCCAGCCTCGCGACCAGCCACGTCCGGGCCGTCTCGACTGTCGTCGCGAAGGAGGGCTCGCCGAGGCAGGAGTACACCATGACCGGGGTGAAGCGCGCGGCCGGCACCGACGGCCGGCTCGTCGCCTGCCACGCGGAGCCGTACGCGTACGCCGTGTTCGCGTGCCACCTGACGCAGCAGACGAGGGCGTACTCGGTGTCGATGCTCGGCAAGGACGGGACGGCCGTGGAGGCCGTCGCGGTGTGCCACGCTGACACGTCCGGGTGGAACCCGAAGCACGTCGCATTCCAGGTGCTCAAGGTGAAGCCCGGCACGGTTCCGGTCTGCCACTTCCTGCCGCAGGACCACGTCGTATGGACCCGCAGCGGCTGA
- the LOC133919898 gene encoding NADPH-dependent diflavin oxidoreductase 1 isoform X2 produces MFATSNWKIHVLYKIGDALEILPSQNPSAVDAFIERCNLDPDCYITIRAKGGDKVSKGSVVNSLMDHIKLKTFVALTMDVASASPRRYFFEVMSFFATAEHEKEKLQYFASPEGRDDLYQYNQKESRTVLELLEDFPSVQMPFEWLVQLTPPLKKRAFSISSSPLAHPNQIHLTVSIVSWLTPFKRTRHGLCSTWLSGLTPSKDNLIPCWIHQGSLPPPRPLVPLVLIGPGTGCAPFRAFVEERAAQTAAEPTAPVLFFFGCRNQDNDFLYKDFWLTHAQDEGVLSSKKGGGLFVAFSRDQPQKIYVQHKIKEQSARVWNLLCSRAAVYIAGSSTKMPADVTAALEEVVCKEGGVRKEDASKWLRTLERAGRFNIETWS; encoded by the exons ATGTTCGCCACTTCGAATTGGAAGATCCATGTTCT TTATAAAATTGGTGATGCTCTAGAAATTCTACCAAGTCAAAATCCATCGGCTGTTGATGCTTTCATTGAACGCTGTAACTTGGATCCAGATTGTTACATAACG ATTAGAGCGAAAGGTGGGGATAAAGTTTCCAAGGGTTCTGTTGTGAATAGCCTGATGGACCACATCAAATTAAAGACCTTTGTTGCTTTGACAATGGATGTTGCATCAGCTTCCCCTAGGCGGTATTTCTTTGAG GTCATGAGCTTTTTTGCAACAGCTGAACATGAAAAGGAAAAGCTTCAGTATTTTGCTTCTCCTGAAGGAAGAGATGACCTTTACCAGTACAATCAGAAGGAGAGTAGGACTGTTCTAGAA TTGTTGGAGGATTTTCCCTCGGTGCAAATGCCTTTTGAATGGTTGGTGCAACTAACACCTCCATTGAAGAAAAGAGCCTTTTCCATCTCATCATCCCCATTAGCACATCCAAATCAAATACACTTAACTGTTAGCATTGTATCATGGCTTACTCCTTTCAAGAGAACACGACATGGACTCTGCTCTACTTGGTTGTCTGGGCTCACTCCAAGTAAAG ACAATCTTATCCCGTGTTGGATACACCAAGGATCCCTGCCTCCTCCACGTCCATTGGTTCCTCTTGTGCTGATTGGACCAGGAACTGGATGTGCACCATTCCGTGCATTTGTGGAGGAAAGGGCTGCGCAGACCGCAGCAGAACCAACAGCTCCAGTTCTATTCTTCTTTGGCTGTAGAAATCAAGATAATGATTTTCTATACAAGGATTTCTGGTTAACTCATGCCCAGGACGAGGGCGTGTTGTCCTCAAAAAAAGGTGGTGGTTTATTTGTTGCTTTTTCCAGGGACCAGCCTCAAAAGATCTATGTACAACACAAGATAAAGGAACAGAGTGCAAGAGTCTGGAATTTATTATGCTCCAGAGCCGCGGTGTACATTGCCGGCTCTTCTACAAAAATGCCTGCTGATGTTACAGCCGCACTAGAAGAAGTTGTCTGTAAAGAAGGTGGTGTTAGAAAAGAGGATGCCTCAAAATGGCTCAGGACACTAGAAAGGGCTGGCAGATTTAACATTGAGACTTGGTCATAG
- the LOC133919898 gene encoding NADPH-dependent diflavin oxidoreductase 1 isoform X1, with protein sequence MAPSAAEAAAAESVSGCLLVLYASQTGNAMDVAERIGREAERGGCPAVDVISMDSFDPSCLPSERFVVFVVSTTGQGDPPDSMKGFWRYLLRKDLGEQWLEGVRHAVFGLGDSGYQKYNFAAKKLDTRLLGLGAEPIVEKGLGDDQHPSGYEGALDPWLLSLWKSLNETNPLLLPRVSDITDPNLSILGDPKVQVIYYSSNEVPQDSKMPDPKKLIKSARSMSPALQFHDNGEPPYMLQLVTNQRLTKEGSDRDVRHFELEDPCSGISYKIGDALEILPSQNPSAVDAFIERCNLDPDCYITIRAKGGDKVSKGSVVNSLMDHIKLKTFVALTMDVASASPRRYFFEVMSFFATAEHEKEKLQYFASPEGRDDLYQYNQKESRTVLELLEDFPSVQMPFEWLVQLTPPLKKRAFSISSSPLAHPNQIHLTVSIVSWLTPFKRTRHGLCSTWLSGLTPSKDNLIPCWIHQGSLPPPRPLVPLVLIGPGTGCAPFRAFVEERAAQTAAEPTAPVLFFFGCRNQDNDFLYKDFWLTHAQDEGVLSSKKGGGLFVAFSRDQPQKIYVQHKIKEQSARVWNLLCSRAAVYIAGSSTKMPADVTAALEEVVCKEGGVRKEDASKWLRTLERAGRFNIETWS encoded by the exons ATGGCGCCCTCGGCCGctgaggcagcggcggcggagtcGGTGAGCGGCTGCCTTCTCGTGCTATACGCCTCGCAGACTGGGAACGCCATGGATGTTGCCGAGCGTATCGGTCGCGAGGCAGAGCGTGGTGGCTGCCCTGCCGTCGACGTCATCTCCATGGACAGCTTTGATCCC AGTTGCTTGCCGAGCGAGAGGTTCGTGGTCTTCGTCGTGTCCACTACGGGGCAGGGTGACCCCCCGGATTCCATGAAG GGGTTTTGGAGATACCTGCTTCGGAAGGATCTGGGCGAGCAATGGCTTGAGGGGGTCCGTCATGCAGTCTTTGGGCTCGGGGATTCAGGTTACCAGAAGTACAAT TTTGCTGCAAAGAAGCTTGATACAAGGCTTTTAGGTCTTGGTGCAGAACCAATTGTAGAGAAAGGTTTGGGAGATGACCAACACCCTTCAGG ATATGAAGGGGCTTTAGATCCTTGGTTGCTATCTCTGTGGAAATCTCTGAATGAAACAAATCCGTTACTCTTACCTAGAGTATCTGATATCACAGATCCTAATTTGAGTATTTTGGGGGATCCAAAAGTCCAAGTCATCTATTACTCTTCGAATGAGGTTCCGCAAGATTCCAAAATGCCAG ACCCCAAGAAATTAATCAAGAGTGCAAGGTCAATGTCCCCTGCGCTACAGTTCCATGATAATGGAGAGCCACCTTACATGCTTCAACTG GTAACAAATCAGCGTTTGACTAAGGAGGGTTCTGACAGAGATGTTCGCCACTTCGAATTGGAAGATCCATGTTCT GGCATCAGTTATAAAATTGGTGATGCTCTAGAAATTCTACCAAGTCAAAATCCATCGGCTGTTGATGCTTTCATTGAACGCTGTAACTTGGATCCAGATTGTTACATAACG ATTAGAGCGAAAGGTGGGGATAAAGTTTCCAAGGGTTCTGTTGTGAATAGCCTGATGGACCACATCAAATTAAAGACCTTTGTTGCTTTGACAATGGATGTTGCATCAGCTTCCCCTAGGCGGTATTTCTTTGAG GTCATGAGCTTTTTTGCAACAGCTGAACATGAAAAGGAAAAGCTTCAGTATTTTGCTTCTCCTGAAGGAAGAGATGACCTTTACCAGTACAATCAGAAGGAGAGTAGGACTGTTCTAGAA TTGTTGGAGGATTTTCCCTCGGTGCAAATGCCTTTTGAATGGTTGGTGCAACTAACACCTCCATTGAAGAAAAGAGCCTTTTCCATCTCATCATCCCCATTAGCACATCCAAATCAAATACACTTAACTGTTAGCATTGTATCATGGCTTACTCCTTTCAAGAGAACACGACATGGACTCTGCTCTACTTGGTTGTCTGGGCTCACTCCAAGTAAAG ACAATCTTATCCCGTGTTGGATACACCAAGGATCCCTGCCTCCTCCACGTCCATTGGTTCCTCTTGTGCTGATTGGACCAGGAACTGGATGTGCACCATTCCGTGCATTTGTGGAGGAAAGGGCTGCGCAGACCGCAGCAGAACCAACAGCTCCAGTTCTATTCTTCTTTGGCTGTAGAAATCAAGATAATGATTTTCTATACAAGGATTTCTGGTTAACTCATGCCCAGGACGAGGGCGTGTTGTCCTCAAAAAAAGGTGGTGGTTTATTTGTTGCTTTTTCCAGGGACCAGCCTCAAAAGATCTATGTACAACACAAGATAAAGGAACAGAGTGCAAGAGTCTGGAATTTATTATGCTCCAGAGCCGCGGTGTACATTGCCGGCTCTTCTACAAAAATGCCTGCTGATGTTACAGCCGCACTAGAAGAAGTTGTCTGTAAAGAAGGTGGTGTTAGAAAAGAGGATGCCTCAAAATGGCTCAGGACACTAGAAAGGGCTGGCAGATTTAACATTGAGACTTGGTCATAG